From Pleurocapsa minor HA4230-MV1, one genomic window encodes:
- a CDS encoding TIGR04283 family arsenosugar biosynthesis glycosyltransferase, translating to MARYIISIIIPVLNEATIIKKTLSQLTQHSEIEIIVVDGGSQDDTVAIAKSSAKVITMIGKGRAGQMNAGANVAQSDILLFLHADTQLPANFIELVSKTLNQNQIIAGAFELAIDASGIPLRGIEILVKVRSRLLSLPYGDQALFISKQAFIKAGGFADLPIMEDFEFIQRVGKLGRIAIAPAAVITSGRRWQKLGVWQTTLINQLMIAGYYLGISPAKLSKFYRSRGKRK from the coding sequence ATGGCTCGATATATTATTAGCATCATTATCCCAGTTCTTAACGAAGCTACGATTATCAAAAAAACTTTGTCGCAATTGACGCAGCATTCAGAGATCGAAATTATTGTCGTTGATGGTGGAAGTCAAGATGATACAGTAGCGATCGCTAAATCTAGTGCAAAAGTCATAACTATGATCGGCAAAGGTAGAGCGGGACAAATGAACGCAGGAGCGAATGTAGCTCAATCAGATATTCTCTTGTTTCTTCATGCAGATACTCAACTACCAGCCAACTTTATCGAGCTAGTAAGCAAAACTTTAAACCAAAATCAGATCATTGCAGGCGCGTTTGAACTAGCCATTGATGCTTCGGGTATACCTTTGCGTGGGATTGAAATACTAGTCAAAGTGCGATCGCGTCTATTATCTCTTCCTTATGGCGATCAGGCACTTTTTATCTCCAAACAAGCCTTTATCAAGGCTGGCGGATTTGCTGATTTACCGATTATGGAAGACTTTGAATTTATTCAACGAGTTGGGAAGTTGGGACGAATTGCGATCGCTCCTGCTGCGGTGATAACTTCTGGAAGACGCTGGCAAAAGTTAGGAGTTTGGCAAACCACCTTAATCAACCAACTGATGATTGCAGGTTACTATCTGGGTATTTCTCCCGCCAAGCTAAGTAAGTTTTATCGTAGTAGAGGAAAACGTAAGTGA
- a CDS encoding diguanylate cyclase, with product MNRVFRKLNLQIASILLFPLLITSLTGIILGLGNRLGILPTVVINALLIIHQGRFLGEKLSAYYVLILGLGVLIIGLNILIKVRDILIAKRTEPVTVNIYKIIALVLLFPLGVCVETAVAYRLGTDWFDLTSQQTAIFWSMHTGTPLPMVLGITYTLATGFGLILLSIIGVETSLTTQTSLPQNKIVSASILDEQISKSSLPLLDNISILRNKIRNAIIIFSLIFLVILSLSMSAILPSIIIVGAVFTFPAYFIAERLIRDWQKQKVVETKIEDIESESATILRAIPDSMLRMTEDGICLSYLPAKEANSFVITGEIINKHINEFLDPKIALQLIKSAQLSLKSGLTNSQRFSLFLDNGGQQYYEARISAIGMAEVLIMIRQLSDSNQLKFDSALKPSTEDTIFLLSEPELAEILEFTLEQITENDRHHVLCCFVIDDLTIDLDAESTSDLQPNSRFSEILMYQIAAKIKFHLSSDYIARLSDSELVTLVHNCSLEQASILINKLREDLDDFSFQWQDNEYPINTSVGLLEINADSINSNDLIGVVKATCNIAKQKVEVKTFW from the coding sequence ATGAATAGAGTCTTTCGCAAACTCAACCTCCAGATTGCTTCAATACTTTTGTTTCCCTTATTGATTACCTCCCTGACAGGAATCATTTTAGGCTTAGGTAATCGTCTAGGAATTTTGCCCACAGTGGTAATTAATGCTCTATTAATAATTCATCAAGGTAGATTTTTAGGTGAAAAATTATCTGCATATTATGTTTTAATTTTAGGGTTAGGAGTACTGATAATTGGTTTAAATATTCTGATTAAAGTTAGAGATATTCTGATAGCTAAAAGAACTGAACCTGTTACCGTTAATATCTACAAAATAATAGCTTTAGTTTTACTTTTTCCTTTAGGTGTTTGTGTAGAAACTGCTGTAGCTTATCGATTGGGTACAGACTGGTTCGATCTGACTAGCCAACAAACAGCAATTTTTTGGTCTATGCATACAGGAACCCCTTTGCCTATGGTTCTGGGAATTACTTATACGTTAGCAACTGGTTTTGGCTTAATTTTATTATCTATCATAGGCGTTGAAACAAGCTTAACTACTCAAACATCATTACCTCAGAACAAAATTGTATCAGCTTCAATTTTAGATGAACAAATATCTAAATCTAGCCTACCATTATTAGATAATATTTCAATACTGCGAAACAAAATTCGCAATGCAATTATAATTTTTTCTTTAATATTTTTAGTAATTCTTTCTTTATCAATGTCGGCAATCTTGCCTTCAATTATAATTGTTGGAGCTGTCTTTACCTTTCCTGCATACTTTATCGCCGAGCGACTAATTCGAGATTGGCAAAAACAGAAAGTGGTTGAAACTAAAATTGAAGATATAGAAAGCGAGAGCGCGACTATACTAAGAGCTATTCCTGATTCCATGTTGCGGATGACTGAAGATGGTATTTGTTTAAGTTATCTTCCAGCCAAGGAAGCTAATTCTTTTGTAATTACAGGAGAAATTATTAACAAACATATCAATGAGTTTCTAGATCCTAAGATAGCCTTACAGTTGATCAAATCGGCTCAGTTGTCTTTAAAATCTGGTTTAACTAATTCTCAGCGTTTTTCTCTATTTCTGGATAATGGAGGGCAACAATATTACGAAGCTAGAATCAGTGCCATTGGCATGGCAGAAGTATTGATTATGATTCGTCAACTTTCTGATTCAAATCAACTAAAGTTTGATTCAGCATTAAAACCTAGTACTGAAGACACCATTTTCTTGCTGAGTGAGCCAGAATTAGCAGAGATTTTGGAGTTTACTCTAGAACAGATTACCGAAAACGATCGCCATCATGTTTTATGCTGTTTTGTGATTGACGATTTAACTATAGATCTTGATGCTGAATCAACTTCTGACTTACAACCCAATTCTCGGTTCAGCGAAATTTTGATGTATCAGATTGCAGCTAAAATAAAGTTTCATTTATCATCAGACTATATAGCTCGTCTCAGCGATAGTGAATTGGTTACACTAGTACATAATTGCTCTTTAGAACAAGCATCTATACTAATCAATAAATTACGCGAAGACTTAGATGATTTCTCGTTTCAGTGGCAGGACAATGAATATCCGATTAATACGAGTGTCGGCTTGCTAGAAATTAATGCAGATAGTATCAACAGCAATGATTTGATCGGTGTAGTTAAAGCAACTTGTAATATTGCCAAACAAAAGGTTGAGGTTAAGACTTTTTGGTAA
- a CDS encoding dynamin family protein produces the protein MTNYRMDINNRTAQDKLVHILEVITGLSLCEENVIPSVSLITALGIALVKINSVSKSNEKQYLQEHLYNFSNIFSLTRQLTDLIIEYIHESEIETINNKFTVIEQYLTKSQKFLLITYIHSVSTINNQKNIKDIAELLKIQNTYLQTIESIFFEKNNCNLEASKVVKELLNPVNFEYLDIAVSNVAKDMLAVLENTPEQQKEIETTATSYEYLRQYQQSCKQLNNYCYELHQIMDEYHENNLIPDTFLTQISAISHQLQSPSFRVAVVGEFSQGKSTLLNALLKEEIQPVRAIPCSGTVTILKYGQQKRVICRYKDGREEEIPLEQYHEKAAISEAAALDGVSDELTTSQIKEIVFEHPNLELCRHGVEIVDSPGLNEHPERSAITEQLIKDTDAVIFLTNASRLLTQGERELISELKTKLNDGDNSKAAGNLFIVVNFMDLLRQETDRASVKERIERFAYNNNPIITGDNRIHFISAQAALDAIKEGYEDKYLNSFNSLTESIETFLTSEIGSIKLNQNVNKVKDLILSFQEQQQEDKQDVLEQIGVVSSWDVELYQYVIYLKEEAINETIDSWNEWVEELADRIYQESETWTSTHEDQTKILKFFSEKFHNALINELNNWLKHIIQKSILKSKLELIDSEIESIIEALEDLFENFDNQVGVNIKHQLESFISQQQISLNINISNIDDNNGNGVGFGLGLSGAGLVGLGLLAFTGIGLIPITLTALGSGFGLGALFGESKQDKIKRIILEKGFEQFYESQQETFDKISEEITLVFENKIKLSSQIIKEAILILENLIERQDNLSQNQQKISNISSKINALMVQSK, from the coding sequence TTGACTAACTATAGAATGGATATTAATAATCGTACTGCTCAAGATAAGCTTGTTCATATTCTTGAAGTAATAACTGGATTGAGCTTGTGTGAAGAAAATGTTATTCCGTCTGTGAGTTTGATCACAGCTTTAGGTATAGCTTTAGTGAAAATTAACTCTGTATCAAAATCAAACGAAAAACAATATTTGCAAGAACATTTATACAATTTTAGTAATATTTTTAGCCTGACTAGACAATTGACGGATTTAATAATTGAATATATTCACGAGTCTGAAATAGAAACAATAAATAACAAGTTTACAGTTATCGAACAATATTTAACTAAGTCACAAAAGTTTTTATTAATTACGTATATTCATAGCGTATCTACAATCAATAACCAAAAAAATATTAAAGATATTGCAGAATTACTCAAAATACAAAATACCTATTTACAGACTATAGAAAGTATATTTTTTGAAAAAAACAATTGCAATTTAGAAGCCTCAAAGGTAGTAAAAGAATTACTTAATCCAGTAAATTTTGAATATTTAGACATTGCAGTGTCTAATGTAGCTAAAGATATGTTGGCTGTTTTAGAAAATACTCCTGAACAGCAAAAAGAGATAGAAACTACCGCAACATCTTATGAATATCTACGACAATATCAGCAATCATGTAAACAGCTAAACAACTATTGCTATGAGCTTCATCAAATTATGGATGAATATCATGAAAATAATTTAATTCCTGATACATTTCTTACACAAATCAGTGCCATATCCCATCAATTACAATCCCCAAGTTTTCGGGTTGCAGTCGTCGGAGAGTTTAGCCAAGGTAAATCGACTCTATTAAATGCCTTACTAAAAGAGGAAATACAACCCGTAAGAGCAATTCCCTGTAGCGGTACGGTAACAATATTAAAATATGGTCAACAAAAACGAGTAATCTGTCGCTATAAAGACGGTAGAGAAGAAGAAATTCCTTTAGAGCAATACCATGAAAAAGCAGCTATCTCTGAAGCCGCAGCATTAGATGGAGTTAGTGACGAATTAACTACATCGCAAATAAAAGAAATTGTTTTTGAACATCCTAATTTAGAATTATGTCGTCATGGAGTTGAAATAGTTGATTCTCCTGGTTTAAATGAACATCCCGAAAGAAGTGCAATTACGGAACAATTAATTAAGGATACCGATGCAGTAATCTTTTTAACTAATGCTTCTCGTTTATTAACTCAGGGAGAAAGGGAATTAATTAGCGAGTTAAAAACAAAACTTAACGATGGAGATAATAGTAAAGCTGCTGGTAATTTATTTATCGTTGTGAATTTTATGGATTTGCTGCGCCAAGAAACAGATAGAGCAAGTGTTAAAGAAAGAATAGAAAGATTTGCTTATAACAATAATCCAATCATCACAGGTGACAATCGAATTCATTTTATTTCTGCTCAAGCTGCTTTAGATGCCATAAAAGAAGGTTATGAAGATAAATATCTCAACTCATTTAACAGTTTAACTGAATCTATCGAGACTTTTCTAACTAGTGAAATAGGCTCAATCAAACTAAACCAGAATGTTAATAAAGTAAAAGATCTAATCCTATCATTCCAAGAGCAACAACAAGAAGATAAACAAGATGTTTTAGAACAAATAGGGGTTGTAAGCTCTTGGGATGTAGAGCTATATCAATACGTAATATACTTAAAAGAAGAAGCTATTAATGAAACAATTGATTCATGGAATGAGTGGGTGGAAGAATTAGCCGATAGAATTTATCAAGAAAGCGAAACATGGACATCTACTCACGAAGATCAAACGAAAATACTAAAATTCTTTTCTGAAAAATTTCATAATGCTTTAATAAATGAATTAAACAATTGGCTAAAACATATAATACAAAAATCAATTTTAAAAAGTAAGCTTGAATTAATAGATTCAGAAATAGAGTCAATCATAGAAGCCTTAGAGGATTTATTTGAGAATTTTGATAATCAAGTAGGAGTGAATATTAAACATCAGCTTGAATCATTCATTTCTCAACAACAAATTAGTTTAAATATAAATATTAGTAATATTGATGATAATAATGGTAATGGAGTGGGTTTTGGTTTGGGATTAAGTGGGGCAGGTTTAGTTGGTTTAGGTTTATTAGCTTTTACAGGAATTGGATTAATCCCAATTACATTAACTGCTTTAGGTAGTGGTTTTGGCTTAGGAGCATTATTTGGTGAAAGTAAACAGGATAAAATCAAGCGAATTATCTTGGAAAAAGGTTTTGAACAATTTTATGAATCTCAACAAGAAACCTTCGATAAAATATCAGAGGAAATAACTTTAGTTTTTGAAAACAAAATAAAACTATCTAGTCAAATAATTAAGGAAGCAATTTTGATTCTAGAAAATTTAATTGAAAGACAAGATAATTTATCTCAAAATCAACAAAAAATTAGTAATATCTCCTCTAAAATTAATGCTTTAATGGTACAAAGTAAATAA
- a CDS encoding DUF2834 domain-containing protein, with protein MARKLFLGSLWLALTIYAIASSFTKTQQGDFELILKMSTGELAGINPIIIAIFYIMGIFPVIYAAFILFDSNQKISPYPFSAVSFAVGAFALLPYLALRQTDITWNKSKNWLLKILDSRVTAIASSVALITLMIWGLTQGDWSDYVAQWQTSQFIHVMSIDFCFLSLLFPAILGDDITRRGVKGWLKAIAFIPLFGALIYWCLRPQLP; from the coding sequence ATGGCGCGGAAACTTTTTTTGGGTTCGCTTTGGTTAGCTTTAACCATTTATGCGATCGCCTCTTCTTTTACGAAAACACAGCAAGGAGATTTTGAACTAATTCTCAAGATGTCTACAGGAGAATTGGCGGGAATTAACCCGATAATTATTGCTATCTTCTATATCATGGGCATTTTCCCCGTAATTTATGCAGCCTTTATTCTGTTTGACAGCAATCAAAAGATTTCCCCCTACCCTTTTTCTGCTGTCTCATTTGCAGTAGGTGCATTTGCCTTGTTGCCCTATCTTGCTCTACGTCAGACTGATATTACCTGGAATAAATCAAAGAATTGGTTGCTCAAAATACTAGATTCCCGCGTGACGGCGATCGCTTCTAGCGTTGCTTTAATTACTCTAATGATTTGGGGTTTGACTCAAGGAGATTGGTCAGACTATGTTGCTCAATGGCAAACCAGTCAATTTATCCATGTAATGAGTATCGACTTTTGCTTTCTCAGTCTTTTATTTCCCGCTATTTTAGGAGACGATATCACACGCCGAGGAGTTAAAGGCTGGCTCAAGGCGATCGCCTTTATTCCTTTATTTGGCGCTTTAATCTATTGGTGTCTGCGTCCTCAATTACCCTAA
- a CDS encoding Uma2 family endonuclease, translated as MTGNYNHVYRPITAGKEPDHSFSFEIEKKIPDLAIEVVFSSGSVRDLSKYKYLGVSEVWFWQNEEIKFYQLVDSQYVEIEISSQYFSFKLCY; from the coding sequence GTGACAGGAAACTATAACCATGTTTACAGACCAATTACAGCAGGTAAAGAACCAGATCACAGTTTTAGTTTTGAAATAGAAAAAAAAATACCCGATCTGGCAATAGAAGTAGTTTTTAGTAGCGGTAGTGTTCGAGATTTGTCAAAGTATAAATATTTAGGAGTTAGTGAAGTTTGGTTCTGGCAAAACGAAGAGATAAAATTTTATCAGTTAGTCGATTCACAATACGTAGAAATTGAAATCAGCTCTCAATACTTCTCGTTTAAGCTTTGTTATTGA
- a CDS encoding fructosamine kinase family protein — MWTEIAQAISRETEQEFAIANTKSVSGGCINQGYRVSSKDRTYFVKLNDVSKVEMFAAEALGLKQMYATKTITVPQPVCWGTAANSSYLVLQWLDLGSGSNQSWAEMGRQLAAMHRVGTSQDFGWELNNTIGSTPQINTWMDNWADFFAEQRIGYQLKLAKRRGGNFPESNRVVDLVRNKLAEWQPPVSLVHGDLWSGNAAISSDGAPIILDPATYYGDRETDLAMTELFGGFPTAFYQGYNEAWQLDSGYGQRKSIYNLYHVLNHFNLFGGGYANQAQTIIQRLIP; from the coding sequence ATGTGGACAGAGATTGCTCAAGCTATTAGTCGAGAAACAGAACAAGAATTTGCGATCGCCAATACTAAATCTGTCAGTGGTGGCTGTATTAACCAAGGTTATCGAGTCAGCAGTAAAGATAGAACCTATTTTGTTAAGTTAAACGATGTGTCTAAAGTGGAGATGTTTGCAGCAGAAGCTTTGGGTTTAAAGCAAATGTATGCTACTAAGACAATTACTGTGCCACAACCAGTTTGCTGGGGAACAGCAGCTAATTCTAGCTATCTTGTACTGCAATGGCTAGATTTAGGAAGTGGCAGCAATCAAAGCTGGGCAGAAATGGGACGACAGTTAGCAGCGATGCACCGAGTAGGAACGAGTCAAGACTTTGGCTGGGAACTAAATAATACGATTGGCTCAACACCTCAGATTAATACCTGGATGGATAATTGGGCAGATTTTTTTGCCGAACAGCGGATTGGGTATCAATTAAAGCTGGCTAAACGTCGTGGGGGTAATTTTCCTGAGTCGAATCGCGTAGTCGATCTAGTTAGAAATAAACTTGCCGAGTGGCAGCCTCCAGTTTCCTTAGTTCATGGCGATCTTTGGTCAGGTAATGCAGCAATTAGTAGCGATGGCGCACCGATAATTTTAGATCCTGCAACTTATTATGGCGATCGCGAAACGGATCTGGCAATGACGGAACTATTTGGTGGCTTTCCAACTGCTTTTTACCAAGGTTATAACGAAGCTTGGCAATTAGACAGTGGCTATGGGCAAAGAAAAAGTATTTATAATCTATATCACGTTCTAAACCACTTCAATTTGTTTGGCGGTGGATATGCTAATCAGGCTCAAACAATCATTCAACGATTAATTCCCTAA
- a CDS encoding allophycocyanin, which yields MSTITKMILQADDEARYFTPGELEQIKIFIKSSDRRLQLAQALSQSRVRIVELAANELFSKHPRLTAIGGNAHGKEMTATCLRDMDYYLRLISYSIVAGNNTPMKEIGIIGVRQMYKSLGTPIDSVAESVRNMKKIAIALLPGEDVSEVGAYFDYLITTLA from the coding sequence ATGAGTACCATTACAAAAATGATTCTCCAGGCAGATGATGAGGCTCGTTATTTTACTCCTGGAGAACTAGAGCAGATTAAGATCTTCATCAAGAGTAGCGATCGCCGTCTCCAACTTGCCCAAGCCTTGAGCCAGAGTCGCGTTCGCATTGTTGAATTAGCAGCGAATGAACTTTTTAGCAAGCATCCGCGCTTAACTGCGATTGGTGGTAATGCTCACGGAAAGGAAATGACTGCTACCTGTTTACGGGACATGGATTATTATCTACGCTTAATTTCCTATAGTATTGTTGCGGGAAACAACACGCCAATGAAAGAGATTGGTATTATTGGTGTTCGTCAAATGTACAAATCTCTCGGTACTCCCATTGATTCTGTTGCCGAAAGTGTCCGTAATATGAAAAAGATCGCGATCGCTCTTTTGCCAGGAGAAGATGTTAGCGAAGTTGGTGCATATTTCGATTATTTAATTACTACACTGGCATAA
- a CDS encoding fasciclin domain-containing protein yields the protein MADIVDTAINAGSFETLVAAVKAAGLVDTLKGKGPFTLFAPTDDAFAKLPKGTVDKLLKDVPQLKKILTYHVVSGKVMAADVSKMKSAKTVEGSEVKIDASKGVKVNDATVSKADVAADNGVIHIIDTVLMPG from the coding sequence ATGGCTGATATCGTAGATACCGCAATTAATGCTGGTTCATTTGAAACTCTAGTTGCTGCCGTTAAAGCTGCTGGTTTAGTAGACACTCTCAAAGGTAAAGGTCCATTTACCCTCTTTGCACCCACCGATGACGCATTTGCCAAGCTTCCTAAAGGCACAGTAGATAAATTACTCAAGGATGTTCCTCAACTAAAAAAGATATTAACCTATCATGTTGTTTCAGGCAAGGTCATGGCAGCAGACGTGTCTAAAATGAAGTCGGCTAAAACAGTTGAAGGTTCAGAAGTAAAAATTGATGCTAGTAAAGGTGTCAAAGTAAATGATGCCACTGTTTCCAAAGCTGATGTGGCGGCTGATAACGGCGTGATCCATATCATTGACACAGTGTTAATGCCTGGGTAA
- the cynS gene encoding cyanase — protein sequence MPILEITEKLLAAKKAKGITFEDLGKVVGRDETWVASVIYRQASADMDEANKIVTTLGLPESMAEPLTIPPLKGSLEPQIPTDPLIYRFYEIMQVYGMPIKAVIHEKFGDGIMSAIDFSVEVEKVEDPKGDRVQIVMCGKFLPYKKW from the coding sequence ATGCCTATTTTAGAAATCACTGAAAAACTATTAGCAGCAAAAAAAGCCAAGGGTATTACCTTTGAAGATTTAGGAAAAGTAGTGGGACGAGACGAAACCTGGGTTGCATCGGTTATTTATCGTCAAGCCAGTGCCGACATGGACGAAGCCAACAAAATTGTAACTACTTTGGGTTTACCAGAATCAATGGCTGAACCTCTAACTATTCCACCCCTAAAAGGTTCTCTTGAACCACAAATTCCCACCGATCCTTTAATTTATCGTTTCTATGAAATAATGCAGGTATACGGAATGCCTATCAAAGCAGTAATCCATGAAAAGTTTGGCGATGGGATCATGAGTGCCATTGACTTTTCTGTAGAAGTAGAAAAAGTTGAAGATCCCAAAGGCGATCGCGTACAAATAGTTATGTGTGGAAAGTTTTTACCTTATAAGAAATGGTAA
- a CDS encoding NACHT domain-containing NTPase encodes MAKRSLQASPDGIKQAKKAFNRKGWNQENLAEEVNLKTRQPVWRFFTGRPIERYNFIELCEILDLDWREIALDPPEDFPEPGTQAAINIDALVKKVRSQRHLKIQAQCGTLQLLDTNRPVDLEHIYIDVNLLQEIASQQWTDISNLQNPTVQEFDRFGLGQISQAQTSGMSIVKAHSKLRLLGKPGCGKTTFLQHLAIECNQGNFAADLVPIFIPLKDYADDSKKTGTFSLLNYIRAELIADGITEQSTSKTLLNKGRVLLLLDGLDEVAHQDNHPVLKEIRQFSEKYAQNLLIVTCRTAAKTFNLKGFTDVEIAPFTQSQIVAFAQKWFAVFTKKNDLDELDLAVQFIEKLDLPENMSFRRLVVTPLFLHLACWVFHRQEKFPNQKAEFYKQCLDLLLGKWDEIKGIERDEVYQGFLLPQKLKLMSQIAAATFERGDYFFEQKTVEQQIGDFISDLPNASTEPEELQLDSEVILKAIELQHGLLAERMRGIFSFSSLTFQEYFTARKIVASHNLQSLERALERLVSHITEPRWREIFLLTTAMLRSADSLVHLMKQEIDALVAQDPYLQKFLTWANQKSLLRPQPSLVATRAFYLGLTQTPHLAPHFALACTLDQGIFLDTLLDNLVLECAMDSSCDFVHAHSCADALSNALTIVLDVGLQQSLQQLKDRLPDPNRDRAAFQSWYQVNYLAWNEQLKTAIALHRNLESNWHFSPEQEEILQRYYDANKLLLDCLNSNCEVTATVRQEIEAALLLPGKEIENREWEQ; translated from the coding sequence ATGGCAAAACGATCGCTTCAGGCATCTCCAGACGGGATTAAACAAGCCAAAAAAGCTTTTAATCGTAAAGGCTGGAATCAAGAAAATCTGGCAGAAGAAGTAAATTTAAAGACTCGTCAGCCAGTCTGGAGATTTTTTACAGGTCGTCCTATCGAACGTTATAATTTCATCGAACTTTGTGAAATTTTAGACTTAGATTGGCGGGAAATTGCGCTCGATCCACCAGAGGATTTTCCCGAACCAGGAACACAAGCTGCGATTAATATCGATGCCCTAGTCAAAAAAGTGCGATCGCAACGGCATTTAAAAATTCAAGCTCAGTGCGGTACTTTACAGTTATTAGATACCAATCGTCCTGTAGATCTTGAACATATCTACATCGATGTCAATCTTTTGCAGGAGATTGCTAGTCAACAGTGGACAGATATCTCGAATCTACAAAATCCGACTGTCCAAGAATTCGATCGCTTTGGTTTAGGTCAAATTTCTCAAGCCCAAACATCAGGTATGAGCATAGTTAAAGCTCATTCTAAACTTAGATTACTGGGTAAACCTGGGTGTGGTAAAACTACTTTTCTGCAACATTTGGCGATTGAATGTAATCAAGGCAATTTTGCTGCCGATTTAGTTCCCATCTTTATTCCCTTAAAAGATTATGCTGACGATTCTAAAAAGACGGGGACATTTAGCCTCTTGAATTATATTCGCGCTGAGTTGATTGCCGATGGTATTACTGAACAGTCTACGAGCAAAACTTTACTAAATAAAGGTAGAGTTTTACTTTTACTCGATGGACTCGATGAAGTTGCCCATCAAGATAACCATCCAGTCTTAAAGGAAATTCGGCAATTCTCGGAAAAATATGCCCAAAACTTGTTAATCGTCACCTGTCGAACTGCTGCCAAGACATTTAACCTTAAAGGTTTTACCGATGTTGAAATTGCTCCGTTTACCCAATCACAAATTGTTGCTTTTGCGCAGAAATGGTTTGCCGTGTTTACCAAAAAAAACGATCTCGACGAGCTAGATTTAGCAGTTCAGTTTATTGAAAAGTTGGATCTGCCTGAAAATATGTCGTTCCGCAGACTGGTAGTCACACCTTTGTTTCTTCATCTTGCTTGCTGGGTATTCCATCGCCAAGAAAAATTTCCTAATCAAAAAGCCGAATTTTATAAGCAATGTCTAGACCTACTATTGGGCAAATGGGATGAAATTAAAGGCATCGAGCGGGATGAGGTCTATCAAGGATTTTTATTACCTCAAAAGCTTAAACTGATGAGTCAGATTGCTGCTGCGACTTTTGAACGGGGAGATTACTTTTTTGAGCAAAAAACTGTCGAACAACAGATTGGCGACTTTATTAGTGATTTACCCAATGCCTCCACTGAACCAGAAGAACTCCAGTTAGATAGCGAAGTTATACTGAAGGCGATCGAGTTACAACATGGTCTATTAGCCGAACGAATGCGGGGAATTTTTTCTTTTTCCTCGTTAACTTTTCAAGAATACTTTACCGCTCGCAAAATAGTTGCCAGTCATAATTTGCAGTCACTAGAGCGGGCTTTAGAACGTTTGGTCAGTCACATTACCGAACCACGTTGGCGCGAAATCTTTTTGTTGACTACTGCAATGTTACGGAGTGCCGACTCTTTGGTACATTTGATGAAACAGGAAATTGATGCTTTAGTCGCCCAAGATCCCTATCTCCAAAAGTTTTTAACCTGGGCAAATCAGAAATCTCTCCTTAGACCTCAACCCAGTCTAGTAGCAACTCGCGCTTTTTATCTTGGTCTGACACAAACTCCCCATCTTGCTCCCCATTTCGCTCTTGCCTGTACTCTCGACCAGGGTATTTTTCTAGACACATTATTAGATAACCTAGTGTTGGAATGCGCTATGGACTCTAGTTGTGATTTTGTCCATGCTCACTCTTGTGCCGATGCTCTTAGTAATGCCCTGACTATTGTTCTCGATGTTGGGTTGCAGCAATCTTTACAACAGCTTAAAGATCGACTCCCCGATCCCAATCGAGATCGAGCAGCTTTTCAGTCATGGTATCAAGTCAATTATTTAGCCTGGAATGAGCAATTAAAAACTGCGATCGCTCTACATCGTAATCTTGAATCCAATTGGCACTTTAGCCCCGAACAAGAGGAAATTCTGCAACGCTACTATGATGCGAATAAGTTACTCCTCGATTGCCTTAACAGTAACTGTGAAGTGACCGCTACAGTGCGACAAGAGATTGAAGCTGCCTTATTATTACCTGGAAAAGAAATCGAAAACAGAGAGTGGGAGCAATGA
- a CDS encoding response regulator — protein sequence MLYKSRSRTVPSVLAVDDNYDNLFLLSYIVEALNCKCYGEIDSTKVVDLAVAKIPDLILLDIVMPGMSGFEVITQLKANLLTQNIPVIAVTGLSSLYYQEKISSAGFEDYICKPLILDEFEDKLTKYLNLCQV from the coding sequence ATGTTGTATAAAAGCCGCTCTAGAACTGTTCCTTCTGTATTAGCCGTAGATGATAATTATGATAACCTATTTCTCCTCAGCTATATTGTAGAAGCGTTAAATTGCAAATGCTATGGAGAAATTGACAGCACAAAGGTTGTGGATTTAGCGGTAGCTAAAATACCAGACCTAATTCTTCTAGATATAGTTATGCCTGGTATGTCTGGCTTTGAAGTTATAACTCAGCTTAAAGCAAATTTATTGACGCAGAATATTCCTGTAATCGCTGTAACAGGATTATCTAGTCTTTATTACCAAGAAAAAATTAGTAGTGCAGGATTTGAAGACTATATCTGCAAACCATTGATTCTTGACGAGTTTGAAGATAAACTAACCAAGTACTTAAATCTCTGTCAAGTTTAA